TTTATTGGGTGTCGGCACGAGCCATCAGCGGTGACGAGGTCGCCCCTGTGACGGAATTTCCTTTCTGGAGCTTTCTCTACGGCGATCTACACCCGCACCTCCTGGCGCTACCTTACACCCTATGCGTGATCGGCCTGTTGGTGGCGTGGGTAAAAACAACGACGTTGAGGGCACGCATCGCGCTGACGTGTTTGCTCGGACTGAATCTGGGCTTTTTCTGGCCGACGAATACTTGGGATTGGCCGACCTACGGTGCACTGACGGGATTGGTGATTTTCTTGGGATTTTGGAGACAGGAGCTGTCGGTGCTGAAAGCATTCACGGTGGCGCTGGGGAAATCGTTGTCGGTTTTTGCAGTCATACTTGCGACGGGTTATCTGGCGTTTTGGCCCTATCATCACAGCTATGTTCCCGGATATGGTTCTTTTGAAAGCTGGCGGGGGAACCGGACTTCTCTGGGGGATTATTTTTACGTCCACGGCCTGTTTCTCTTCATTCTTGGATCGGCGCTGATGGTGTCATTCCGTAGAAAGGCGTTCGGCTTTGTGCGTGGATTCCGGTTATGGGGCCAAGTGATCCGGGCATTGCCCCGAGATGATCGCGCCACGGGACGTAGAAGGTTGATAGCCCTCGGTCTTCAACGGCGTGCGAGTATTGGCGGTGCAGTTTTCGGTGCGCTTATGATCGTGCCGTGTCTGGCGGTTATTCTTCATGGCTCGTTGCCCGCTTTGCTGACCGGCGGCGTTGTCCTGTCGGTTTGCGCCGTCTGGCATCGGAGGAATGATCCGGTTCAAGCCCTGCCTGCTTTGCTTACCTTGATGGCCTTCGGGCTTTCGTTGCTGGTCGAGTATGTCGTGCTGGTGGGTGACATCGGTCGCATGAACACGGTGTTCAAATTCTATTATCAGGTGTGGGTCTGCTACGGTCTTGCCTGTGCGATGACCTTGCCCGGGTTGTTTGCCGCTTGCCGTGGGTGGTCGGCCGGCGTGAGACGGATATGGATAATCATGCTGGCGTTGCTAATGGCGCTGGCGGCGTTGTATCCGATTTCGGCTACACCGGCCAAGATACGCGACCGGTTTCTCTCCACGCCGCCGACATTGGACGGCCTTAAGTTTGCCGAAGGGGCCGAGTATGAAATCGAGAGCCGGCAATTCCCCCTGAAGCCTGACTTGCTGGCGATCCGCTGGCTGCAGGACAATATCGAGGGATCACCCGTGATCCTGGAAATCAACACCGGGGCCAGGTTGTATAGCTGGGGATCACGTTTCTCCATCCACACCGGGCTTCCTTCTGTGGTGGGCTGGAGCTGGCACCAGAGGCAGCAACAGGCCGGTCTGGAGAAAAATCATGTAGATGAACGGATCGCCGATGTGCTGACAATTTATCAAACAACTGACATTGCTGAGGCGAAGAGGCTCCTGACCAAATACAATGTGCGGCTTGTGGTGGTGGGTGAGTTGGAGCGGGTATTCGCATCAAATGAAGGCTTGGATAAATTTGAGCGCATGAATCTAGTGAAAATTTACGACCAGCTTGGTGTGCAAATTTATCGGGTTCCGGTTGAAGCCCCATGAGTTTGGAATCTCAGGAAAATAATCCGGTGCGGCCGCCGATGCATGAGCGAACCGTGTGGCTGCTGTTTGTTGCGGGCTTGTTGATGTATGCGATGATGCGCCTGTATCGGATCGAAGATTTTCCGATCTATTTTTTCACCGATGAGGCGGTCCACATGGTTCAGTTCCGGGCCATGATGGAAAATGGCTGGCACTCTACGGAAATTCCGCGGGAGTTTTTGCCGGCTTATTTCGTCAACGGCGGAATGTTCAACCTGTCCTTGAGTGTTTATGTTCAAGGAATCGCCGGATTGTTATTCGGGCAAACGGTTGAGACCGTCCGCATTACGTCAGTGCTGTTCAGCCTTACCGGAGCGGTCGCGCTGGCATTGATGTTGCGCAAGGTATTCCGCATCCGCGAATGGTGGGTGGTCGTGCCGATACTGGCGGTGCTGCCATGCTGGTTTTTGCACAGCCGCACGGGATTTGAAACGGTGCTGATGGTCACTGCCTACAGCTGGTTCCTATATTTTTATTCACGGTATCGCGCGGGCGAACCACGTTGGGTAGTTGGTGCCATGCTTTCGGGTGCCGCGGTATTTTACGCCTATGCACCGGGGCAGGGCATCATGTTCATGACGGGGTTGCTGCTGTTGGTTTCTGACGGGCGCTATCACTGGCAGAATCGAAAATGGTTTTTGGCCGGCGCGGCTCTGGCGCTGGTGCTGTTCGTGCCCTATCTCCGATTCAGATGGCTGCATCCGGAAATGCTTTCGGGCCATCTGGCCATTCTTGAAAGCTATTGGGTGAAGCCAATTCCACTGACGGAAAAGTTGGTGATTTTTCTTAACAATTACCTGTCGTGTATCTCGCCTCGTTATTGGTTTTTTGCCGAGACTGACATTGCGATCAGGCACCTCGTGCCGGGTCATGCCCATATTCCATTTTGGCTGGCGCCCTTCGCTTTGGGTGGGATGGCGGTATGTGTTTATAAATGGCGTGATCCGGCTCACCGGATGATTCTGCTAGTGTTTTTAGCCACGCCTTTCAGCAGTGCCTTGGTCTCTCCGATGGTGACACGACTACTAGCGGTCACGGTTCCTTTCGCACTATGTGCCGCATTGGGGTTTGGTTTTCTGATGGATAGATTTGCCGGACGATGGTTGGTGTCCCTGCGAGTTTTCGTGCTGGTGGGTTTATCTTTGGCGGGGGCATTTCTTGTGCGAGATGCGCTACGGAAACCTCGCGCCAAGGGGATTGATTATGGGCTTTATGGGTATCAGTGGGGCGCGCAGGCGGTCTATCGTGATTTGATTCCCGTCTATTTGCAGACAGATCCCGCAGCCAATATCATCATCACTCACATCACTTATAACTCGCCTGAAGTATTTCCGGCGTTTTTCGGTTGGATGAATCAAAACAGAGTCATTTTTGCCAGTCTGGCTGACATTGAGACGGGCGAAACTTTACCGGAGCCCAAGGACTTGGTTTTGTTGAGCAACGCGGAATTTTTGCGGTTGGAAAACAACCCGAAAATCACCGCAGTCACCAAGCGGGCAGAAGTGAAATTGCCTGATGGAAATCCAGGGTTTTATCTTGTGCAGCTCGACCTGGATGCCGGCTTCGTAGCGGCGACGCGCAAAGCGCGTGGCCATGGAATAAGGCCGATGTCTGATCGTGCTTTGCTGAATGGCGTGCCCGTTTCGTTTGCTTTGACCGGTGCCGAAAGCGGTCGTGCGGAGGATCTGGCCAAGGGGCTGGAGATAACGAGTGAAGCAGGGAAGCCGATCAATCTGCAGATGTTCTTCGACGTGTCGCTGAGGTTTAGGAGCGTGGAAGTTCATTCACGAAAAGGTGCCGTATCACGTATCTCCATCTGGGGATTCAAGCGCGGGCAGCTGGTCAATTCACGCGTAGGATACTGGGGCGAGTCACCCGTTGCTTTGATTGCGGCCGGTGATTTTTATGACTCGGTGCGTATCGAGTTGACGGGTGGGCCGGGGTTGGTGAATACGCTGACCAAAGTCGTGCTGATTCCTGAAGCAGGCAAGGCGGAGCAGCCATGAGTGATCAAACGAAGCACGAGGGATCATTGTTGAGTAATTTCATCCATCGCCATGCATGGGGGCTGACGTTTGCCTTTGTCTTTATGGTGTCAGCGGTGACCGGCTATTGCGCTCACTTTAAACTGGTCCGGCCGCTCATAAATGACGAGGCGTTGGAGCTGATTCAGGGAGTCGGTATGCCCTTGGATAAGTTTTATTTTTTCACGCCCGACAGCGTTTACCCTATGGGCACGGCTGATATTATCGAAACGTTTTGTCCCTACATTGTCCGATTCGCGGTGGATGCCGGAGGAGAATTTGGTCCGCAAACCAGCTCTGTTTTTCTACTGAGAGGGTTTTATGCCGCCTGTTATCTGATGGGCTGCGTGGCATTCGCTTGGGCGGCCGGAAAATTATGGGGAGCGGGATGGGCGGCGGGTGCGGGACTGGCCTTGGCGAGTTCCCCGTTTGTGCTGGTCATAAATAATATTCTGACGCGTAACGGCATTTCGATCCTGTGGGTGTGCTTGATCGTGGCGGCATTAGTATGGTGGACACGCCGTGATGCCAAACAGTCCGTGGTTTCAACTTACACGCCGGCGCTGGTGGTTGCCGGACTGTTGATTTTGGGGTGCTGGACTTACACCGCGTTTCGCCTGGTGGCGATTGCGGTGTATGCTGCGCTGGTGGTGGACTGGTGGTATTTCGAAAAAACGAAAGCGCGTGCGATAAAAGTCATGGTGAGCGGAATTCTTTTCGGGGCCGTGCTGCTGGTTTTGATGGCATGGAATAGTGATTCGCTGCTGATCATTTTGAGGCGAGGTGGCTATGCGGTCGGGGACAGCAGTGGGTATCTGGCGAGATTGGCATTGACGCTCGCCACTCCCTTTAACCATCCGGGAAATCGAGTGACCCCCTTTATTATCGAGGATGTGCATGCCCTCGTGGGCGGCGCGGTGTTGTCGAAATGGCTGGCCGTTTTTTTTGTGGTCGGGTGGCTGGCGGCCTGGGTTGGGAGCTGCCGGGTTGCGTTTATGGCGGCAGTGATCTGGACGACGGGCATGCTGTTATGCGCGGTTGCCGGGCCCAACTTTAAATACCTGCTGCCGTTTATGCCGTTCGCGCTGTTGCTGGCGATATCGGGCCTGAGGATGTGCGTGCAATATCTGGCCTCCCGATTTGAGTGCGGGCGTGTTCTCATGGCCTGCGTGGTTTTGATATTTAGCGGAGTTGCCTGGAGCGGGCTGAACGACTTCTTCGGACGATTTCCGGCGGATCCGCAGAACGAGGGCAACCGGGTATCGAATGTGATGGCGGATGTTGCCGTTGAAATGGTGAAGGGCGGGGCGCCTCGCGTGTATGTTCAGCCGGGTAGGGGCGTGGATATTGTTTTCTGGCGCATCAAACCCTTGATCGATTCCGGGCGCGTGGCGGTTTATTCCACATTGCCGAGATTGCTGGACGGATTCGGCGAAACCGCACCGGTGCCGCCCGGTTCTGTTTTGCTGATCGATTACCCGATCCAGCAGTTCAGGAATAGTATCCTGAATTGGGATACGTTTCCGGCCATTAAAATAATCAACACCCGTGAACTGAAGGACGAGCGCGCGGGTGAGGCCGGTTTGTGAGCATGCTTCAGCGTTCCTGCAGTTTTTCGAAGGTGTGCAAGGCTCCCGCTACGATCTGGTCCATGTTGAGGTAGCGATATTGGGCGAGACGACCGACGAAGGTCACGTTGGGTTCATCCGCGGCCAGCATGCGGTAGCGTTCGGCGAGGGCGCGGCTTTCAGCTCCTGGCAGCGGATAATAAGGCTCGCTCTGGCCGGCTTGGTATTCGCCCGGAAACTCGCGGACGATGTTGGTCCAAGGTGAAGACTGGCCGGTTACGTGTTTTACCTCGACGGTGCGTGTAAAGGGCTCCGGGCCCGGGTAATTGATTTGAAGTGCGGGTTGCGCGAATCCATCGGGACCGGCGGGCACTTCGTCGAGTTCGAAGCGGAGCGTGCGGTAGGGGAGCGGGCCCCAACGGCAATCAAAGTATTCGTCGATCGGTCCGGTATAAATCAGGTGTCCGTAAGTGAGCCCGGGCAACGCGTGTCGGTAATCGGTTTCGAGACGCAATTCCGCGCCGGATGCCGCCAGCAACCGTTCAAACATTCTCGTATAGCCTTCGCTGGGTAGCGCTTGAAAGTCTTCTTGGAAATAGCGGTCGTCGGCGTTGGTGCGAATGGGGATGCGCTGGGTGACCGATGCATCGAGGGACTCGGGCGGGCGGCCCCATTGCTTGGCGGTGTAACCTGCGTAGAACAGATCGTAGAGCTCACGTCCGGCGACGGAGAGGATGGCTTCTTTCGCGTTGGCGGGTGACGGGATATCGAGGGCGTTATCCTTGAGGTATTGCTTGAAGTCATCCTCGGTGGCGGCGGGTGCGGCCTTAAGCTGGCGAAAAGTCTCCAGGTTGACGGGAAAGCTCCAGTAGGTGCCACGGGTGAATACGCGGACCTGATAGCGCACTTCATTCCATTCCGTGAAGCGGCTGAGATACGCGCGAACTTGGGCTGAATACGTCCGAAAATAATGCGGACCGTAAACGTGGTAGAACAAGCCGTGACGGTCTTTGCGGTCGTAGCAGTTGCCGCCGATGTGATCGCGTTTTTCGATTACAAGGCAGCGTTTGCCGATTGAGCCGAGCCGCTCCGCGAGGACGAGACCGGAAAATCCAGCCCCGACGATGACATAATCATAGGTCGCGCTCATGCCGGATGGTTTTCAAATCGCGAAAAAGTCTCAGCGCTTTTTGGGCGAACCCCGTCCAGCGCACGGAGGCATGGCCGCCCGCGCGATCCCGAAAATGGATGGGCAGTTCGATGAAGCCTTGGGGCTCCAGCAGGAGCGCCATCGCAATGTTGGCGAGTTCGAAGGACGGGGGGATGCGATCAGCCGTTTTGGCGGCGAGCGTGGCGGGATACAGACGGAAGGGCACGTTGGTATCGTTGAGGCGGGTGGAATGCATCCAGCGCAGACTCAGGCGCAGCACCCGCGTCACCAATTTTCGCGCCCAACCATCGTCACGCGTGGTGCGACGCCCATAGATCGCGGTGGCGCGGGAGCGATTGCTCCAAGCATCCGGAAATCCGGCCGGATCGCATTGTCCGTCGGAATCGATTTGGAAGACATGGGACGCCCCCAAGGCAGCGGCCTGCCGGTAACCCACGAGACAACTTTGACCGTGTCCGCGATTGGTATGCGTGTGAACGCGCAGTTCGGGCCAGTCGAGCGACGCCAGTTTCGCGGAGGTGCCATCGGTCGAGCCGTCGTCGATCACCAGGATGACGAATTGGCTGATGCTCGGGGCCAAGGCTTGGCGCCATTCGGTCAGAACCGGAATAATCGTTTCTTCCTCGTTATAAACGGGAACGATTAAAACAAGTTCAGGCGAAGGAGCGCTGGTCATGAAATAACTGAAAGTGGGGAGCCCGTGGAATGCGGGCGAGCCAAACCGGTTTGATTAAACCGTTAAAATCCGCGCCTTGTGGAATTGTGCGACCGTGCGCGGATTTTGGCTGAAAGTGGTGCCAGAGGCCGGGATTGAACCGGCGACCAAAGGCTTATGAGTCCTCTGCTCTACCACTGAGCTACTCTGGCGAAATCGAAGGGTCGGAGGGAAAATGTCCGCTCGGGAATTGTCAAGTGCCCGAGCGGACTGAATTCAGCGGTTTATGCGGCCCTCAAGTTAAAGCAGCCGTCGGCGGGAAGGCTCAGGCCTTTTTACGGGCGGGCTTTTTCTTGGGCGTCCGCTCGATGTTGAGGTAGGTTTTGGACCGCATCTGCTCCTCGTAGAACTCAACCAGGCGCACGCCCTCGCGGGGTTTGACGAGGTCCTTCTTGGTGGCGGCATCGATCTGGGCCTTCATCTTGCGGCACAGTTCTTCCCATTGGTATTGCACACCATCGATGACGTCGGAAACGCGGCTGCCGGCGAGGGCTTCCTCGATGTAAAAACCGTTGGGTTCGTCGGGCTCGAGGAACACGTGCACTTCGTTCACGCGGCCGAAGAGATTGTGGAGGTCGCCCATGATGTCCTGGTAGGCGCCGGTGAGGAAGACGCCGAGGTAGTAGGGCTTGTTGTTCAGCGGGTGGAGCGGCAGGTGGTCCTTGGTATCCTGCAGGTCGATGAACGTGCTGATCTTGCCGTCGGAATCGCAGGTGATGTCGACCAAGATGGCATTAACCGACGGTTTCTCGGCCAGGCGGTGCAGCGGAGTGATCGGGAAGAGCTGCTTGAGCGCCCAGTGATCGAGGAGGGACTGG
This portion of the Rariglobus hedericola genome encodes:
- the glf gene encoding UDP-galactopyranose mutase; the protein is MSATYDYVIVGAGFSGLVLAERLGSIGKRCLVIEKRDHIGGNCYDRKDRHGLFYHVYGPHYFRTYSAQVRAYLSRFTEWNEVRYQVRVFTRGTYWSFPVNLETFRQLKAAPAATEDDFKQYLKDNALDIPSPANAKEAILSVAGRELYDLFYAGYTAKQWGRPPESLDASVTQRIPIRTNADDRYFQEDFQALPSEGYTRMFERLLAASGAELRLETDYRHALPGLTYGHLIYTGPIDEYFDCRWGPLPYRTLRFELDEVPAGPDGFAQPALQINYPGPEPFTRTVEVKHVTGQSSPWTNIVREFPGEYQAGQSEPYYPLPGAESRALAERYRMLAADEPNVTFVGRLAQYRYLNMDQIVAGALHTFEKLQER
- a CDS encoding ArnT family glycosyltransferase, yielding MSLESQENNPVRPPMHERTVWLLFVAGLLMYAMMRLYRIEDFPIYFFTDEAVHMVQFRAMMENGWHSTEIPREFLPAYFVNGGMFNLSLSVYVQGIAGLLFGQTVETVRITSVLFSLTGAVALALMLRKVFRIREWWVVVPILAVLPCWFLHSRTGFETVLMVTAYSWFLYFYSRYRAGEPRWVVGAMLSGAAVFYAYAPGQGIMFMTGLLLLVSDGRYHWQNRKWFLAGAALALVLFVPYLRFRWLHPEMLSGHLAILESYWVKPIPLTEKLVIFLNNYLSCISPRYWFFAETDIAIRHLVPGHAHIPFWLAPFALGGMAVCVYKWRDPAHRMILLVFLATPFSSALVSPMVTRLLAVTVPFALCAALGFGFLMDRFAGRWLVSLRVFVLVGLSLAGAFLVRDALRKPRAKGIDYGLYGYQWGAQAVYRDLIPVYLQTDPAANIIITHITYNSPEVFPAFFGWMNQNRVIFASLADIETGETLPEPKDLVLLSNAEFLRLENNPKITAVTKRAEVKLPDGNPGFYLVQLDLDAGFVAATRKARGHGIRPMSDRALLNGVPVSFALTGAESGRAEDLAKGLEITSEAGKPINLQMFFDVSLRFRSVEVHSRKGAVSRISIWGFKRGQLVNSRVGYWGESPVALIAAGDFYDSVRIELTGGPGLVNTLTKVVLIPEAGKAEQP
- a CDS encoding glycosyltransferase family 2 protein codes for the protein MTSAPSPELVLIVPVYNEEETIIPVLTEWRQALAPSISQFVILVIDDGSTDGTSAKLASLDWPELRVHTHTNRGHGQSCLVGYRQAAALGASHVFQIDSDGQCDPAGFPDAWSNRSRATAIYGRRTTRDDGWARKLVTRVLRLSLRWMHSTRLNDTNVPFRLYPATLAAKTADRIPPSFELANIAMALLLEPQGFIELPIHFRDRAGGHASVRWTGFAQKALRLFRDLKTIRHERDL